The Streptomyces sp. RKND-216 genomic sequence ACCACCTGCACGCCCTGGCGACCGCGCACTACGCGCAGAACGGCGCCGAGGAGGAGATCGCCCGATGAACGGCCCGACCGTACCCACGCAGGCCCAGGGGCAGGCGCAGGCGGCGGGCTGCCCGGTGCCGCTGGGCGGCGAGCGCTTCCTGGCCGGACCGGCGCGGTTCTACCGCGAACTGCGGCGCGATCACGGCCCGGTGGCGCCGATCGAGCTGCCCGGCGGCGTTCCCGCGTGGCTGGTGCTCGGCTACCGCGAGGTGCACCAGGTCACTTCTGACCCGGTGCTGTTCAGCCGCGACTCCGCGTTGTGGAACATGTGGGACCGCGTCCCGGAGAACTGGCCGATGCTGCCCATGGTCGGCAAGCAGCCGTCCATCCTCTACACCGTCGGCGAGCGGCACCGGCGGCGCTCGGCCGTGCTCGGTGACGCCCTCGCCGGCGTGGACCCGTTCGAGCTGCGCGACCACGTGGAACGCTTCGCCGACGACCTCATCGACGCCTTCTGCGGCAGGGGCGGCGCCGACCTGGCCGCCGACTACGCCAAGATGCTGCCGGCCCTGGTCCTCGCCCGTCTCTACGGCTTCCCGGACACGGACGGCAAGGAGCTGGCGCACGCGGTGAACGCCCTGGTCAACGGTGGCGCCGACGCCATCGCGGGCGCCCGGCACGCCACCGCGGCGATGCAGGGGCTCCTGGAGTCGCGCCGCGCGGAGCCCGGTGCGGCGAGGCCGCCCGCGGACGTCGCGGGGCGGATGCTGGCGCACGCGAACGCCGGAGAGTTCACGCTCGACGAACTGGTCCAGGACATGCGGGTCATCATGACCGCCGGGCACCAGCCGACCGCCGACTGGATCGGCAACTCGCTGCGCCTGATGCTCACCGACGACCGGTTCGCCGCGTCGCTGACCGGCGGCCGGCACAGCGTCGCCGAGGCGATGAACGAGGTGCTGTGGGAGGACACTCCCACTCAGAACATCGCCGGCCGGTGGGCCACCCGCGACACACGCCTGGCCGGCACCCGCATCCGGTCCGGCGACCTGCTGGTGCTCAGCTTCGCCGCCGCCAACGGCGACCCGCAGGTACGGCCCGACCAGCACGCGCTGACCGGGGGCAACAACGCCTTCTTCTCCTTCGGCCACGGCGAGCACCGCTGCCCCTACCCGGCCCAGGAGATCGCGGAAACCATCGCCCGCAAGGGCATCGAGGTGCTGCTCGACCGGCTGCCCGACGTCGATCTCGCGGTCGCGGAGCACGACCTGGTGTGGCGGCCGTCGCCCTGGCTGCGGGGGCTGGTCAGCCTGCCCGTCCACTTCACCCCGACGCACATCG encodes the following:
- a CDS encoding cytochrome P450: MNGPTVPTQAQGQAQAAGCPVPLGGERFLAGPARFYRELRRDHGPVAPIELPGGVPAWLVLGYREVHQVTSDPVLFSRDSALWNMWDRVPENWPMLPMVGKQPSILYTVGERHRRRSAVLGDALAGVDPFELRDHVERFADDLIDAFCGRGGADLAADYAKMLPALVLARLYGFPDTDGKELAHAVNALVNGGADAIAGARHATAAMQGLLESRRAEPGAARPPADVAGRMLAHANAGEFTLDELVQDMRVIMTAGHQPTADWIGNSLRLMLTDDRFAASLTGGRHSVAEAMNEVLWEDTPTQNIAGRWATRDTRLAGTRIRSGDLLVLSFAAANGDPQVRPDQHALTGGNNAFFSFGHGEHRCPYPAQEIAETIARKGIEVLLDRLPDVDLAVAEHDLVWRPSPWLRGLVSLPVHFTPTHIAGGSR